A single genomic interval of Nerophis ophidion isolate RoL-2023_Sa linkage group LG11, RoL_Noph_v1.0, whole genome shotgun sequence harbors:
- the gja9a gene encoding gap junction protein alpha 9a, which yields MGDWNFLGGILEEVHIHSTMVGKIWLTLLFVFRMLVLGVAAEDVWNDEQADFVCNTEQPGCRNACYDLAFPISLIRYWVLQVIFVSSPSLVYMGHALYRLRALDKARRRRRALLRKELEEVDAEWVESKKRIEREMKQLEQGKPNKAPLRGSLLRTYVAHVVTRSVLEVAFMLGQYLLYGFRLHPLFKCQRFPCPNAVDCYVSRPTEKSVFMVFMQCIAAMSLFLNTLEVLYLGYKRIRRDLLDFYPHLREDLEDLDGRKKSSVLQGNRKATLISAPGDFNVLADPRRGSAFYPAQPPAGLQGPSTQDESALTPSDVLKEDLKSQDKETSSGRSSPQKASSSTLQTARRPWRTHDVAFSCSTVPEGRSSDTDSQGREGFAPLGLQSWSSASGLAEDSKHSPRAEPSAGRRASEASAASSRRATDLQI from the coding sequence ATGGGTGACTGGAACTTCCTGGGGGGCATTTTGGAGGAGGTGCACATCCACTCCACCATGGTGGGTAAGATCTGGCTCACCCTGCTCTTCGTCTTCCGCATGCTGGTCCTCGGCGTGGCGGCCGAAGACGTGTGGAACGACGAGCAGGCCGACTTTGTGTGCAACACGGAGCAGCCGGGCTGCAGGAACGCCTGCTATGACCTGGCCTTCCCCATCTCGCTCATCCGCTACTGGGTGCTGCAGGTCATCTTCGTGTCCTCGCCCTCGCTGGTCTACATGGGCCACGCCCTCTACAGGCTACGGGCGCTGGACAAAGCCCGGCGGAGGAGGAGGGCGCTTCTGAGGAAGGAGCTGGAGGAGGTGGACGCCGAGTGGGTGGAATCCAAGAAGAGGATCGAGCGGGAGATGAAGCAGCTGGAGCAGGGGAAGCCCAACAAGGCTCCCCTCAGGGGGTCTCTGCTGCGCACCTACGTGGCCCACGTGGTCACCCGCTCTGTGCTGGAGGTGGCCTTCATGCTGGGCCAGTACCTCCTCTACGGCTTCCGCTTGCACCCCTTGTTCAAATGCCAGCGCTTCCCTTGCCCCAACGCCGTGGATTGCTACGTGTCCAGGCCCACGGAGAAGAGCGTCTTCATGGTCTTTATGCAGTGCATCGCTGCCATGTCACTTTTCCTCAACACCCTGGAAGTCCTCTACCTGGGATACAAGAGGATCCGACGGGATCTCCTGGACTTTTATCCACATTTGAGGGAAGACCTGGAGGACTTGGACGGACGCAAAAAATCCTCGGTGCTCCAAGGTAACAGGAAAGCCACGTTAATCTCGGCACCCGGCGACTTCAACGTCTTGGCGGACCCCCGGCGAGGAAGCGCTTTCTACCCCGCCCAACCTCCTGCGGGTCTTCAGGGACCGAGCACGCAGGACGAGTCCGCCTTGACGCCAAGCGACGTGCTTAAGGAGGACCTGAAGAGTCAGGATAAGGAGACCAGTAGTGGAAGGAGTAGCCCACAGAAAGCTTCATCGTCCACGCTTCAGACAGCCAGGAGGCCTTGGAGGACCCACGATGTCGCCTTCAGTTGCTCCACAGTGCCGGAGGGCAGGAGCTCGGACACAGACTCACAAGGACGCGAAGGATTTGCCCCGTTGGGGCTTCAAAGCTGGTCGTCCGCTTCGGGCTTGGCGGAAGACTCCAAGCACAGCCCGAGAGCCGAGCCCTCCGCCGGGCGCAGGGCGTCGGAGGCGAGCGCGGCGAGCAGCAGACGAGCGACGGACCTTCAGATCTGA
- the mycbp gene encoding C-Myc-binding protein, with protein sequence MAHYKAPDHKREQFRRYLEKAGVVDSLTSVLVALYEQPEKPNNALEFVKQHLGTPGLNAADTEALQQEVMDLRQRCARLEEENQDLKARLEPLEPPEEEVPTE encoded by the exons ATGGCTCATTACAAG GCTCCAGACCACAAGAGAGAGCAGTTTCGGAGATATTTGGAGAAAGCTGGTGTTGTTGATAGTCTCACCAGTG TTCTTGTGGCGCTGTATGAACAGCCGGAGAAACCCAACAATGCCTTGGA ATTTGTCAAGCAGCACCTGGGCACGCCGGGCCTCAACGCCGCCGACACCGAGGCTCTGCAGCAAGAAGTGATGGACCTGAGGCAGAGGTGTGCTCGGCTGGAGGAGGAGAACCAAGACCTCAAAGCCCGG CTGGAGCCACTTGAGCCGCCTGAGGAAGAAGTCCCTACTGAATAG